A genomic segment from Clostridium pasteurianum BC1 encodes:
- a CDS encoding DUF1836 domain-containing protein: protein MDTKNDKNLDALVSEITEFNELTLDDIPNIDLYMDQVTTLFESKLHPLKRNEEDKIMTKTMINNYAKAKIFPPVKSKKYTKEQIILLSIIYNLKQSLSLADIGKVFNPILKDIENENKELISVENLYDTFLEIKRENENKFSEHFYTLLDRTKNNLKNKDNGDNSKNELILMVLSLIAEANMNIRMSEKIIDNFFNVAKK, encoded by the coding sequence GTGGACACAAAGAACGATAAAAACTTAGATGCTCTTGTTTCTGAAATTACTGAGTTTAATGAACTAACTCTTGATGATATACCAAATATTGATTTATACATGGATCAGGTAACAACTTTATTTGAAAGTAAACTCCATCCTCTTAAAAGAAATGAAGAAGATAAAATAATGACTAAGACTATGATTAATAACTATGCAAAGGCTAAAATCTTTCCACCTGTAAAGAGTAAAAAATATACTAAAGAACAGATAATATTGTTATCTATAATATACAATTTAAAACAGAGTTTGTCTTTAGCTGATATAGGAAAAGTTTTTAACCCAATATTAAAAGATATAGAAAATGAAAATAAAGAACTTATTTCTGTAGAAAATTTGTATGACACTTTTTTAGAAATTAAAAGAGAAAATGAAAATAAATTTAGTGAACACTTTTACACACTTTTAGATAGAACTAAAAATAATTTAAAAAATAAGGATAATGGCGATAATAGCAAAAATGAATTAATACTTATGGTGCTGTCCCTTATAGCAGAAGCTAATATGAATATACGTATGTCAGAGAAAATCATAGATAACTTTTTTAATGTAGCAAAAAAATAG
- the trhA gene encoding PAQR family membrane homeostasis protein TrhA encodes MFAKFREPVSGLTHLFGVGISIVGLIILINYTLKLDNLTHISAFVVFGVSLILLYSASSVYHLTSASQKVIKVLRRIDHSMIYILIAGSYTPICLIALRGKLGLSILVIIWCLAIFGILVKNFWFNAPRWLSTFFYIFMGWLVIVAIFPLAKVLTGIALTWLVVGGISYTIGGIIYGLQLPKMKNKYFGSHEIFHIFVLLGSFCHYWLVLKYVSIM; translated from the coding sequence GTGTTTGCAAAATTCAGAGAACCTGTTAGTGGATTGACACATTTATTTGGAGTAGGTATTTCTATAGTGGGGCTTATTATCTTAATTAATTACACTTTAAAGCTAGATAATTTGACTCATATAAGCGCTTTTGTTGTATTTGGTGTAAGTCTGATATTGCTTTATAGTGCAAGTTCTGTCTATCATTTAACCTCTGCCTCACAAAAGGTAATTAAAGTACTTAGAAGAATAGACCATTCTATGATATATATTTTGATTGCAGGCAGCTATACACCTATTTGTTTAATAGCGTTAAGAGGAAAATTAGGACTGAGTATATTGGTTATAATATGGTGTCTAGCTATATTTGGTATACTGGTTAAGAATTTTTGGTTTAACGCACCTAGATGGCTTTCAACTTTTTTTTACATATTTATGGGCTGGCTTGTAATTGTAGCAATTTTTCCACTGGCAAAAGTCCTCACAGGCATTGCTCTAACCTGGCTTGTAGTGGGTGGAATCTCCTATACTATAGGCGGTATAATATATGGTCTTCAGCTTCCAAAGATGAAAAATAAATATTTTGGTTCTCATGAAATATTTCATATCTTTGTGCTGCTAGGAAGCTTCTGTCATTATTGGCTTGTACTTAAGTATGTAAGTATTATGTAG